One Aptenodytes patagonicus chromosome 7, bAptPat1.pri.cur, whole genome shotgun sequence genomic window, AGCCCCAAGACTACGACGGGGATCTACATCCTCTACCTCTCCGCCCTGCTCCGGTCTCTGAGCGGCCAGCTGAAGCGAGGCATGCCCGCGGTGCTCAGGAGGCTGTGCTGCCTGGCGGCCGACGGCATCTGGAAGCAAAAGGTCCTTTTTGAGGAGAAGGAGGTGCAGGGGTATGCGCTGGACCAGCGAGAagccctcccgctcctcctcaACGAACACCTCTTCCAGAAGGACATCTCCTGCGTCAGCACCTACAGCTTCATCCACCTCAGCTTCCAGGAGTTTTTTGCGGCGCTCTTCTACCTGCTGGAAGATGAAGGGGAGGCGTGGGAACCCCCCGCCAGTCCCACCAGGGACGTGAAGGAGCTGCTGGACAGCTACGACAACTCCAGGAACTACTTCATGCTAACTGTGCGGTTCCTCTTCGGGCTCTTAAACAAGGAACgcaggagggagctggaggaggagatggggtgTAAAATCGCACCCAGGATTACGCAGGAATTACTGGCGTGGCTTCAAAACAGCCAGAAAACAGCCCTAGCTCTTCTGACGCAGGAGACGGCGGTGATTCGCGAGCTGGAGGTCTGCCACTGTCTGTACGAGCTCCAGGACGAGTGTTTTGTAGCGACCGCCTTGGATCCTTTCACGGGGGTGTACCTACGAGGGCTCAACCTTAACCGCTTCGATCAAATGGTCCTTtccttcagcgtaaaaaacttcccCAAGCTGGAGTCGCTTGACCTGGGGCACTGCTCCTTTCTGTGGGACGAACCCGAGGACTGTGCGGGGCCGCAGCCGGCCAAGCAGGCGTATCGGTGCGTAAGGTCCCGAGCCGCAAAGCGGCAAACCCCTTAGAGCCCAAAGATCTGTGATGACCCCCGCAGAGGAGCCCACGGCAAGGCTGGTCCTCCCGCCGTGCCGGGCACATCGGCAAGGGGACACGGGTGTGACCTAGGGACACAGCCGGTGGCCAAGGAGCAATACTGGAATAGGGATAGAAATAGGAATAGattaggaataggaataggaataggaataggaataggaataagatagaatagaatagaatagaatagaatagaatagaatagaatagaatagaatagaatagaacagaacaggaATAGAATAGGATAGGAACAGGGATAGGATAGGAACAGGGATAGGATAGTAACAGGGATAGGATAGGAATGGGACTAGAATAGGAAAGGAATAGACTAGGATAGGAATAAACTAGGATAGGAATAGACTAGGATAGGAATAGACTAAGATAGGAATAGAATAAGATAGGAATAGAATAGGAGTAGGAGTAGGACTAGGAATAGGATGCATCTCTTCTTTGTTTTCAGGGAAAAACAGCAAGAGGAGGGGCAGCAGTCACCTATCCACCTGCTTTGTCAAGCCTTGGAAAAATCGGGCTGTAAATTAAAGACGTTAAGGTACCTCGCTCTTCTCTGCCGGGTGAAACgggaaaacaagcaaaccccaGCCAGCCCGGCTGGGTCTCCTCGCGGCACGGGGAGGATGACCACGCGCCGCCACGGCTCGCTGCAGGGCGGGATGGGCTCTTCTCCTGCTCCCAGGAGGCCATCCGTGAAGACCAGCCTGGTTTGTGGACATCATCAGTGGTAGCTATGTCAGCAAGGGGTTGGTTGGTGTGTCCACGCGGCAGGGCAGCTGTGCCGAGCCCCGTGGCTCCTCTCCGCATCTCTCTTGCAGGTTTGATCAGTGTCAGCTCACAGGCGCCTGCTGCGGGGCTCTGGCCTCCGTTCTCAGCACAAACCCCACCCTGACGGAGCTGGACCTGGCTGGGAACGAAGACCTGAGGGACGGCGGCATGAAGCTGCTGTGCGAGGGGCTGAGACACGGTGCCTGCCAGCTGCAGACGCTGCGGTAAGGGACGTCGCCAGCCCAAGAGGCTGCAGGACCATTTGTCTCTTCTCCTTGCGAGCctggaagagggaggaaaaaagaaaaaggaatgagaaaggcCCATTTACCGATGCTGCCATTGCCGAAGATAGCTTGAGGCATTGCGGACCTACCTGTTGCAGGGGCCTGCCCCTTATTATCACCTTTTCCATCAATATAATTTAGTTCCACGTTTTCAAATGAATGAGTCTCTGCTAGGACACTGTAGGAAAGTAAGAGAGACAACTCATTCTCAGTGCCTAGGCCAGGTGGAAAAGTTAGAGGAGAGGTCTGCGCTACTGCTCCTGCTGTTTGCTTGCCTGTGCGTGTCTCTGTGCATCCCAGGCACCTTCTCCCCGGGCTCTTGCCCTGCAGCGGTGGGTGTTTTCGGGTCCCTGTGTGCCCGGGCAGGCCACGCACCATGCAGAAACACGTAATTGCAGAAGCAGATTCATCCCACGGACCATTTCTGGGAAGGGGATGAACCGTCCCGTAGTGGTGTCTGcattttcccctccatttttttttttgggtgtttCCATTTCCCCCATTTTCCCCTGGTGTAAATTCAGCCTGGACAACCAGATTTGAAAGAGGGAACCTCTCTGAAACTTCAAAAGTGAGGTGGGTTGGTCTCACCCATTCAAGCAATGTTAGTTGTTTGCCCCAAACCTTTACTCCCTGGTTGAGTGGACGCTGTCTGGTCCTCTCCATTCCCACACTCCAGCACAGCGGGATTGCTGCCGGGTACCGTCTTGCACCTGCACTTCGGCATTTTGTCCCTTAGAGTTTGACGATTTGGGTTGTGTTTTGCACTCTGGAGCGCGTTCGAGCCGCTCTCAGCATCACTGCACCCAGGGATGCCGAACAAGGAAAGTCAGCAGCACACGCCAGTGAACACCAGATACAGGCGCGCCAGCtttgggagagggatggggagagggcaGTGAGATGCTCCCCTCTCTTTTCCAGCGCAGTGTCCCCAGAGCCACTGCAGGAGCCACGTCCATGCCCGGGCTCAGGCAGGGGACACTGGCCAGGTCTCCTCCAACCTGGGGCGATGGAAAAGAGGGCCACAGCACCGTCGGGCAGGCAGCCTCACCGCCGTCTCTCCCGCAGGTTGGGCTGCTGCAACCTCACGGCCGCTGGCTGCAAGGACCTCGCCGCCGTGCTGGGCACCGTGCCCAGCCTGGTGCAGCTGGACCTGAGTGACAATCCCTTGGAGGACGGCGGCGTGCGGGAGCTGTGCGGGGTGCTAGCGGGACCCGGCTGCAGCGTGCAAAAGCTCTGGTATGGGGCGTCGGGCTGGCGGGTCCTGCTTTGTGGCTGTTCCCAGCAGGTGCTTTTAGGGTGTGAGTGAGGGCAGGGGTGGCCCTGCGGCTGGGCGTGCTGCTCGGCCCCTGCTGCGCCACGTTGCTCCCCCTGAGCTGCGCTAATTAAACATCCCTGGGCTCAAAAAGCAGCCGGTGGTTTTCAGAGAGAAGCGGCTGCCAGGGGGTCGAGCCCAGCTTAGCCACGGCACTGTCCCCCGCGCAGGCTGTGGCGGTGCTGCCTGACGGAGGTGAGCTGCGGGGCTCTCGCCGCGgtgctccccgccagccccagcctgACGGAGCTGCACTTGGGCGACAACGAGCTGGGGGACGGAGGCGTGCGGCGGCTGAGCGAGGGCCTGCGGGATCCTGCCTGCCGGCTGCAGGCGCTGAGGTGAGGGGCTCCCGGGGGGCATCGCTGGGCGGGCACCAAGAGCCTCTGCAAGCGGGATGTCTGCAAGTcaaaaatagaaagcaattaCTGTCCAGCGCTCGGAGGACGTAACGCGCTCCTGGGCTACACAGCACTGGGTAGGGCTGGCTGCCCTCCTAAGCCCCGCAGAACAAAGGTGACGTGCCATCTTTCACCAGAGCCACCACCACTGTGACAGCTCTGGTTTTCCCATCTGCTTTTACACTTGAGCTTTTTACCCACTTTTCCTCTGGAGCTACGAACGAGCCCCATCTCAGCCATCCTACGAACACAGGTAGCGGAAAGCCGGGCAGGAGAACAGGCTGCGGAGAGGCTGTGCAGCAAGAGTGGTAAAATTGGAGTCAGTGGCATTTCCCAGGGCTCAGGCAACATCTCCCCACCCGCACAGACCCCCTGGCAAAAAGGGTCTGGGCTTGGCTGGTGGAGGTACGGAAGGCAGGGTAGCTAACTGGGGGTGGTGAGCAGCACCTTTGCTTTGAACAGTGTTGGAGCCAGAGAGGAGGGAGATGGGTGATGCAGCCCTTCAGTCTGGCAGAGGTTTTAAGCTCCTGAGCTCCAGTAGTGATGCTGAGccgaggggagggggctgcagtgCCCCTGGATGGGAGATGTGCCTCTGCTGGGGCAGATGGCAGCTTCTAGGTCCTGCAGGACCTGAGAAACCCCTCGCCACCAGCCAGTGCCTTCAGGGGCCTCTGGGTGCTGCCCACACCTGTAACTACAGGAGTCAAAGAGGACAAACCTACAAGATTTGGGAGGAAATATAAAGCGAGGCACCTTGAGAGCGGGGGCAGTTTCTCTCCGTTGAGATGTTCTTGTCCCCATCGGCCCCCGGGGCAAAGGTGCAGTCAGCGTGGACGGGGGCTGCGGGCACTGTCCTTGCATTTCAGCGGGCAGCCGGGCTGCTGGGCTGCCGGAGCGGCCATGATGATGCCCCTCTCTGCCGCCTGTCCCCCGCGCAGGCTGTGGCGGTGCTGCCTGACGGAGGTGAGCTGCGGGGCTCTCGCCGCGgtgctccccgccagccccagcctgACGGAGCTGCACTTGGGCGACAACGAGCTGGGGGACGGAGGCGTGCGGCGGCTGAGCGAGGGCCTGCGGGATCCTGCCTGCCGGCTGCAGACGCTGAGGTGAGGGGCTCCCGGGGGTTCCCGGGGCTGGGAGGATGCTCTCTGCAGGGACCATCTGCCGCTCACCTGTGCTGCCCTGATGAGTCTCCTTACGGCCAGTCACCATCCCTCTCCAGGGCAGTTTGAACATCTTGGGGTGGGTGCCAAGAGCTTCGATAGGCAGGGTGCTAAcagcttaaaaatataaaattatttatttattggctaGATGAGATTATTTATTATCACCCAGATAAGATAACTAGGATTTAAAGCTCTCCCAGGCGAAGCAGCCGTACGCTCACTGCCCCAGCTGCAGTTGTTCCATCCGCCAGCACATTTCAGGTGCACGTACATAGACGTTTGCTCCTTAAAGACCACCCCCATCGTATTTTGTGGTTGTGAGAAGTAATCACGGGGTACCCCAGTCAAGAGGAAGCCCAGTCTTGCCCATGCCCATCTGAAGGGATGTTCCCCATCCTGGGGAGATTATATCCAGCCTCAGAGACCTCACAAGAAGCCTGGAGCAAGGCTTTGGAGCAAGTCCCCCCCCGGAAGCTATTTCCAGGCATCCAGAGGACCTGGGCTGGGTGGGTTGGCAGCACAGGCAAGGTTTCTGGCTGTGAAGGACTGTGCATGAAATGTCCACGTGTCTCCTTTCTCCAAACGCCTCCCCGGCAGCCTGTGGCAGTGCCGACTCACCGGCGCTTGCTGCAAGGACCTCTGCACTGTGCTCAGCGCCAGCCGGAGCTTGGAGCATCTGGACCTGAGCGAGAACGACCTGGGAGACGGCGGGGCGCAGCTGCTGTGCGAGGCGCTCGGGCATCCCACCTGCTTCTTGCAGAGGCTGTGGTAAGGGACTTTCAGCTCCTCTGGCCACGGGGCTGCTCCCCGTGGGTACGGGGACAGACCAAATGTGACGTGAGCCTCCCCACGCCGGGGCTCCCAGCCTGCCCTACGAGGTGGGAGAGTGTTTTCTGTGAAGCTACGGCTGCTCCAGGCGCCCTTCTCCAAAGGCATCTCGGGACGGCGGGGTGCTGGGCAGCTCGATCTGGAGAGTGCCGCATCGGCAGCCAGAGCTggcgctgcctcctgccagctagcaggcagctgccctgccgTCCCCCCGCAGCTCTACCAGCTGCTCACTTCTGGAATTAGTGTGATTAGACCTACTGCCTTCCTCAAGCGGTCGGTAACGTCTCGGGACACGCTGCCAATGCacaaaactgggggggggggggggggggggggggcggaacaTGTTTCATCAGCCccaaagcaggcagcagagatggTTGCTCCGTATGACGGCACCTTTCTCGCCCCAGGGCTGGCCCTGCCGATGCCAACTCCTTGCCCGGCGTGGCGGGCAGAGGCAAGGCAGGGGTTGACTTGAGCCAGCTAAGTGAACGCTGGGACCATGGAGCCCAACtctggctgccagggcaggacCCTGCCGGGTGCCCAGTGCCTTGGTGGAGCTGTGGTTACCCAACCGAGAGGGCTCCACGGACCAGCCCTAGCCTCAGTCTCCCCCACGCTCCCTGCttgctgaagcagaaaaagccaGCTAGGACAGGGGCCAGACAACAccagaaaaaccccacagtggctgctttttgtcctttttttttgg contains:
- the NLRP6 gene encoding NACHT, LRR and PYD domains-containing protein 6, with translation MGLRGSRSCAPSRDSPQGTAGELLLRALEDLSELDFKKFRDALAHGDLRGRCCIPWGRLEKADWMDTKNLMLDFYGGEAALDVAIAVFEHIQLRNAAALLRESREKALGPLLVSSSPDYRRNYKKAIRQAYSCIKDQNARVGDNVSLNARYSKLVIVNKHRDEEQREHEIMAMGRRHAEIMKEQASSSVAVGDLFKPGPDGWTPKVVVLLGAAGVGKTMTARKIMLDWASDKLFAEFDYVFYIHCREGNLLTSQASVADLITQCCPSSSPPLTEMLGQPERLLFVIDGFDELRFSFDRPQSELCSQVWEKRPVEITLSSLFRRRLLPESSLLVTTRPAALQKLGKCLECERYAEILGFSEAERKEYFHRFFENAEQAAAAFQFVKGNETLFTMCLVPIVCWIVCTVMKQQLSRTGGLAQSPKTTTGIYILYLSALLRSLSGQLKRGMPAVLRRLCCLAADGIWKQKVLFEEKEVQGYALDQREALPLLLNEHLFQKDISCVSTYSFIHLSFQEFFAALFYLLEDEGEAWEPPASPTRDVKELLDSYDNSRNYFMLTVRFLFGLLNKERRRELEEEMGCKIAPRITQELLAWLQNSQKTALALLTQETAVIRELEVCHCLYELQDECFVATALDPFTGVYLRGLNLNRFDQMVLSFSVKNFPKLESLDLGHCSFLWDEPEDCAGPQPAKQAYRFDQCQLTGACCGALASVLSTNPTLTELDLAGNEDLRDGGMKLLCEGLRHGACQLQTLRLGCCNLTAAGCKDLAAVLGTVPSLVQLDLSDNPLEDGGVRELCGVLAGPGCSVQKLWLWRCCLTEVSCGALAAVLPASPSLTELHLGDNELGDGGVRRLSEGLRDPACRLQALRLWRCCLTEVSCGALAAVLPASPSLTELHLGDNELGDGGVRRLSEGLRDPACRLQTLSLWQCRLTGACCKDLCTVLSASRSLEHLDLSENDLGDGGAQLLCEALGHPTCFLQRLWLKKSGFNEETLQKLAALKEVKPNLNIGYI